The DNA window GCTGAAGGCTGAGTCACAAGTAGTTTATTCGGGTCAGTTAGTTTGTTAGATCACAGGAATAAATTGTGGAGTTTGTTAGCGTTTAGTTTATTTGAGTCAGTTAGTTTGTTAGATCACAGGAGTAATTTTTGGAGTTGTTAGCGTTTGTTAGCGCATGCTTGTAAGTGCCTATATGGCCAAACATTGGATGGAGGAAGAGGTTAGCCTGGGATTGAGACTTACGTCTCCCGTGGGCACCCAGCCTAAGTCTGTGGGTCATCATCTTGGAGTCCTCTTCCTCGCGAGAACACGGCGCCCGTCCGACGCCGTCGTGCTCCTGACCCTCGCCCTCTCATCTCGCCTCCGTACTTCCTACGCAGCAAGACACGCCGTACCAGGTACGCCCTTTAATTCTTCAAGGTGAAGCTTGTCAGAAGCAGTCCGCAAAGTCCCCCATCTCTGCAGACAGAGAATTTTTGGATAAAACGTCAGTTGAATCCTTGGGAAATACTTTTTCAATCTACATTttgtttctttaaaaaaaaactgaaacCTTGAAACCTGAAGCCAAACAAACAAGAGAACAAGGCCAACAAGGTGGccaaccccaaaaacacacgcaagagaaagaagaaaacaagagacaaaaaaaaacctagctactggatagaacaaaaaaaaactaCCAAAACCTAAAGACTGCTAAGCCAGACCAAAATGTTTTGATGAAGCTCCTTCCAAATTCTGAACAAGTGTAACAAGATTTCCCATTTGTGAGCAGCTTTCCAGGATCTCAAACTAGGAGCAGTGCCCTCGAAGATGAAAGCGCTCCTCTCATTCCAGATGCACCAAGCAGACTCCATGTGTTATCTCCCAGAATCCCCAAGTAAACGAAAAATAAAAAGAGTGAGGACATATGTGTTATCTCCAGAATTAACCAATCCTCGGTATGTTATCCCAAATCAGTGGAAAGACATCCAGCACTCCAGCACAACTGTGAAATGTTTACATAGACAAAAGGAACCTCATGTTTTCGTCAAACTGGACATTTCCAAGGTGTTTGATTCAGTGTCCTGGGCATTTATGCTGAAAGTCTTGATCAAATTGGGTTTTGGACGACACTGGCGCAACCTCCTTAGCACATGCTTGTAAATGGGGATACAGGAAAAGGAGATTATTCACCAGCGTGGCCTCCGTCAGGGCAATCCACtctctccaatgatctttatttTTCTAATGGACAAGAGAACAAGAGGGTTTCTTTGGAAGGGTCAAGAACAGGATAATGGTGGCTATTGTTTGGTTTCATGGCAAAGGGTTCAAAGACCTACCCAGTACGGCAGGCTGGGAATCCATGATCTGTCTCTCATGTGCTGGGTGATGCGTATCGGATGACtggaaagaagaaaaaaacagaCCCAACCAAACCATGCACAGGTTTTCAGATTCAGGTTCACCAAGATGAGATTTTTGAAAGGGACCCAAACTCAGTTGGTCGCCACTCCTTAGTAGCATCCCAGCAACCTGGGTTGGATGCCCCACGGGATGAATTTTGGGGCTGGGCTGCAAAAATTCCCCCTTGCTTGCAATCCAAAATTTGGGTCTGCACTGTCAGGGGTTGAGAGGGTTTCTCGGTTAAGTGAAGGCTGAGTTCCTCTTAATGAAATGCCATGGGGATGATCTTCCCCGACCAACCGAGTTTTTGTTATAAAACGCGCTTTTAtttgccatggccatgaccaAAAAAAAAGTGGGTAATGGTTCCAATATCAAATTCTGGTTTGATCAATGGATACAAGGAAAGACTATGGCTGAGATTGCACCTAATCTTCTTGCAATGATCCCTCAAATAATTATCAACAAGAGAACAGTGCAGGGAACCTTGGACATCTGGTGTTGGGTGGGCGATATTAAAGGACCTCTCTCTGTCACTGTCCTGGTGGAATATCTCCACTTACGGGAAATTTCAGAAAACATTCACCTTCAACCGGATGTTCAGGATCGGCGTATCTGGAAGCTTACTAGCTCTGGTACCTACTCTAGCAAATCTGCCTATAATGAATTCTTTTTTGGGACCATTAGGTTCACTCCATGGAAGAGGATTTGGCAGTCTTGGGCCCCTTAAGGTGCAAGATTTTCATTTGGTTTGAGGTCCTTAATTGCTGTTGGACGTCTGAGAGGCTATCAAAGCTGGAACTACCACACCCGGCAGCACGTCCACTTTGTGATAAGCCCCAGAAACCATTAACTATATGCTGATTTCATGTGTGGTCACAACTCGCAAGGGCAGTGTGGTTCACTGTTTTTCAGAAATTTGGTTTGCATACTCTCTCACCACAACAGGATGTTAATTTCTTCTCAGGATGGTGAAATGAAGGGTTCGTACAAGGAGCACCACAACACTTTGATCATTTTCAGTCGCTTGGGAAATTTGGAAACACTGTAACAACCGCATTTTTAACAATGTTCAGATAAGGTActctttcttcttaatgaaaatgaCAGACACCTCTCCAGCGCTGTTCGAGGAAAAATACACATGGGATACGCTTCTGATAAAACATCAAAGAAAGCAATATTAATAATCATTCATGGATCATTACATCATACCAGTGGGACACTTTAACAGATTATAGCACATAAGGTCACATGGTTTATGCAGTCAAAATGAAAAGAAAGCATCTGCATAAGCATTGTTTGCACTTGTTGGCAGTAGTGCTTGTATGGCAATAAGGCTTAGACAATGCCAGCTCACCTGGCATCTCATTTTGTATCCCAGTCCTTCAGCTTCTTACTTCCCTTTGGTTTAGCAATAGGCGCATTCATGCCAGCCATTTTTGCATTATACTTTGCTCGCAGAGGCCCATTTGTTGACCATCTGAAAAAATCATTAAGAAATTATTAGTCCAGACTCAGTACAGATGTTTTCCTGTTATAAAAGACCAACATACAGCAAATGTTCGAAGCAATTCAATTGATAGATATGTACTAAGCTTTGAGGTTTTGACGAATTAGCAGATCAAAGAACTGCAGTCAAATTCTGTCTCAAAAGCTACAATAGTTATGTCAGGGGGCCTCCATTGGACTTCCTAATTAAAAGCATCCAAAATAAGTAGCTTTCAGCCCATCAAAATTTCACTAGGAAATTAGAAATGAAAGCACTTGCAAGAATACTAAACAAGCCAACTGAATAATATCACGAGAGTAAATAACGATGCAATAGACATATGTACTTACGGTGCATTCCAATCTGTAGTGTCCTCATTAACAAGATGTGTCCATTTTGTTCTGCCACTGCGCCCGAAATGTTTAACTTGCATGACCTTGGGCAGGATGCTCTTATCCATCTTATCTTCACCAGTGGGTTCAGAGACATCACGGCTGTAGATATCATCTTTACCAGCTGACTGGATAACATCATCAGCACCTTCCTGGAAGAAAGCACCTTTGTGGTAATACTTCTGCATGAATTTCCACTTCTGTTTCGTTGTCTGACGAAGTGGCTTCGGATTCTTCCGCTCCCATTCCCGACGCTCCTCCTCGGTCATATTCCTGACCTTCTCgatctcctccttctccttcaacCTCGCATCCCTTTCCTCTCTGTCCCTCTTAATTCTTGCTATTTCTCTGTTTTTCCATGCCTCATACTCCTCTGCTTCATTCAACTCATCGTCTGTATCGACATCCTCAATGTTGGCCTCTTCATTCAGCGCCTTCTCAATGTGCTGCTCCTTTCTAATCTCTTCAACCACAATCTGTCTAGTCTCAATCTTCCTAGCCTCCAGCCTCTTCTTGACCAGCTCCTCGagctgccgctcctcctcctccagccgTTCACGCTCCGCAATGGTGTCTCTCTGTGACTTTGGTATGAACACAGGCTTCACCATGGCCATGCCCATCTGCTCATCCTCAGAGTCCGTCTCATACTCCGACTCCTCCTCAGACTCCTCATCCTCCACCGGTTCCTCCTCTTCCTGAGGAAGCAGCTCTTCCTGCTCCCTCAACAGCTGCCT is part of the Miscanthus floridulus cultivar M001 chromosome 9, ASM1932011v1, whole genome shotgun sequence genome and encodes:
- the LOC136483365 gene encoding uncharacterized protein, which gives rise to MSVAAGVSDAAIAVRDKLRGKIGQTKVKRYWPGKPPEWADDADEDLDLRTTRVDKAFPKDDDGDVPAKDDRRLRRLAETRAENKEELRADHRRIRQAEIVSTAEEENERQEADVDEEDEEAQEERRRRIRERQLLREQEELLPQEEEEPVEDEESEEESEYETDSEDEQMGMAMVKPVFIPKSQRDTIAERERLEEEERQLEELVKKRLEARKIETRQIVVEEIRKEQHIEKALNEEANIEDVDTDDELNEAEEYEAWKNREIARIKRDREERDARLKEKEEIEKVRNMTEEERREWERKNPKPLRQTTKQKWKFMQKYYHKGAFFQEGADDVIQSAGKDDIYSRDVSEPTGEDKMDKSILPKVMQVKHFGRSGRTKWTHLVNEDTTDWNAPWSTNGPLRAKYNAKMAGMNAPIAKPKGSKKLKDWDTK